The Bombus pyrosoma isolate SC7728 linkage group LG3, ASM1482585v1, whole genome shotgun sequence genome has a segment encoding these proteins:
- the LOC122566398 gene encoding cytochrome P450 6k1-like has protein sequence MEILNFCFSNILLTVAILVTFLLLYVKYRHTYWQRRGVPTLPAHWFFGNVKDVIQFKKSPSIMIGDLHNEASDNDDVLGIYIFHKPFLLLRNAELIKQILIKDFDYFPDRYFTAQSIRDKIGSSNLFTMHNPEWRQMRTKISPVFSSGKMKKLFHLIGETADSMNKYLEQQFSYDAKTKTIFLRDVALKYTTDIISSVAFGIKVNSFDPKTVQFFEKAQEGTQITFFRAIQFGFMFFFPQFSSWIGGQMLGSSTNYFRKVFWNSMDTRNMTKAKRGDLIDSLIDLKNQNDLKLEGDELVSQAAIFFVAGRESSVTTVCFTLYELAKHPEIQKRTREEIHEKLKEHGMTYEAFQSMKYLNQVISETLRFYPPAPLIDRICVKDYKIPGTETVIEKGTPVYVALTGLHCDPRYFSDPLNFDPDRFSDKNKDSIKQCTYMPFGDGPRVCIGVRLGLLQSGMALISILKDYEISLDPTYNKDGIDVRNVFLTVAEDFRLNFTKL, from the exons ATGGAAATACTAAACTTCTGCTTTTCCAATATTCTTCTTACGGTCGCCATCCTTGTGACGTTCCTGCTTTTATACGTAAAGTATAGGCATACCTACTGGCAAAGACGAGGTGTTCCTACTCTACCTGCCCACTGGTTCTTTGGTAATGTGAAAGATGTGATACAATTTAAGAAATCTCCCTCCATTATGATCGGTGATCTACACAATGAAGCTTCGGACAACGACGATGTTCTtggaatttacattttccacaAACCGTTCTTGTTATTGAGAAATgcggaattaattaaacagattTTAATCAAAGATTTCGATTATTTCCCGGATCGTTATTTCACGGCTCAATCGATTCGCGATAAAATAGGAAGCAGCAATCTCTTCACGATGCACAATCCGGAATGGAGGCAAATGAG GACAAAAATATCGCCGGTGTTCAGCAGCgggaaaatgaagaaactttttcatttgatCGGCGAAACCGCTGATtcgatgaataaatatttagaacaGCAATTTTCATATGACGCGAAAACGAAAACTATTTTCCTAAGGGATGTTGCTTTGAAATATACGACTGACATTATATCTTCCGTCGCTTTTGGAATTAAAGTAAATTCCTTCGATCCTAAAACGGTGCAATTCTTTGAAAAAG CTCAAGAAGGCACTCAAATAACGTTTTTCCGTGCTATCCAATTTGGCTTCATGTTCTTCTTTCCACAATTTTCGAGCTGGATTGGCGGTCAAATGTTAGGATCGTCTACAAATTACTTCCGTAAAGTATTTTGGAATTCTATGGATACCAGAAATATGACCAAAGCTAAGCGAGGGGACTTGATCGATTCTTTAAtagatttgaaaaatcaaaatgattTGA AGCTTGAGGGCGATGAATTAGTGAGTCAAGCAGCAATCTTTTTCGTTGCTGGTCGTGAATCAAGCGTAACAACTGTATGCTTCACGCTTTACGAACTTGCCAAGCATCCGGAGATTCAGAAACGAACGCGAGAAGAAATTCACGAGAAATTGAAGGAACATGGAATGACTTACGAGGCCTTCCAGAGTATGAAATATCTTAATCAAGTTATATCGGAAACTCTACGATTTTATCCTCCAGCTCCACTTATTGACCGTATTTGTGTGAAAGACTACAAG ATTCCAGGAACTGAGACAGTTATAGAAAAAGGGACACCCGTTTATGTGGCTTTAACTGGTCTCCACTGTGATCCAAGATATTTTTCAGATCCTCTGAATTTTGATCCTGACAGATTtagcgataaaaataaagatagtaTCAAACAATGCACGTACATGCCGTTTGGCGATGGACCAAGAGTTTGCAtcg GAGTACGACTCGGTCTATTGCAAAGTGGTATGGCTTTAATTTCGATACTTAAAGATTACGAAATTTCCTTAGATCCCACATACAACAAAGATGGCATTGATGTTCGTAACGTTTTCTTGACAGTAGCAGAAGACTTTAggttaaattttacaaaactataa
- the LOC122566391 gene encoding DNA topoisomerase 2-binding protein 1-A-like isoform X1: MTSQESQIVNINLYFIVPNEYNSEDDCGEDMCHSYNKCCENDLHPIWISEKDCNKMKPNKTDVFVMEKFEGDTFNKLRTFKCSIIGPRCLLVCFNNGEPIPEGTSPVYTTTMRGLCICASGLSSEEKEHVEKLVEYMGGIFTKQLRSRVTHLVTSSVMSAKYETAIDMKIPIVTKEWIEAIWEMNLKDFVTPQDKMFDKYRASVFLNLVVTSTNLPKRQKEEIKRLINTNGGIFMGPLDGAKVKVVLAPENSPISEKLKYAKKANIACLTPNWVYESINVGYALPFKDYLIKTLKACSTPEKFNVCESFNCSTISSITCDTQQGNYIDETSVTTMSNVSTLDTLYNNVSAVSTTTTVLDRLTFSEAKSAGPFLDGCNIYLAGFASNQRDKLNKILNVGSATRLDDISDALTHVIVGDENRATSELKLLKSKRLCPYILTLEWLEESVKLKRPAPEENFLCGQKNTVVQKVTEPASPLSKKNLQMLQKPKKVSIPSFDIDRKLAMLEKEKESSDLLQHYLQDTADATNDKTMQEFLKPDTLVSGEGNVKTLVDDHESKKKCLKGSITLAADDSAVPISQTSTMNDRLFEGLTFVVTGFNEEDNFVIETIMAMNGKVVSSTFAGIPDYGVVPKCGAPLKHTVNEIVTDLFIEDCVNQEQIVEIMYYHKPLSIKKHSTPLSDCVITMSTYVGVERTYLITLAAELGAMCQDIFVRKTNLEKNICRSTHLVCPTPEGNKYNAAVKWKLPAVTAEWLKTCAVQSKRVDETPFLVGETIAPERPTETNETDASSLKVNSNQTDLPTEPAARNIITPKRHLSNLQNQDGTSGDKPLINKRLSLLMNNTPQSQFHMSTPETASGQVSRPNSSPDTRKDWAKWADNFPESKIEEPPFKKRALSTPLSELKRQLWQKLKSETCDPERNNADETLSLNDDQASKEAPEEAKDDSKITATTPIRKKLEFTDENNALPNNEINMQIAQLDQVLQRASSTPENRYSLSGENADTYSAECSDPIQKFIVKDSQPVDAIVWEDPSHSKRLIAHGEQNESIAHKGHTMNSDEEESLEEEIEPEKTKPKFMLSGMKDRITYEKVIRDLGGDVSSDACFDISATHLLCIRPSRNEKMLGSIASGKWVLHCMYLRDSEQEGKFLDEEKYEWGNPKSKGIIPDPTDKVEETIAAAAYRWRLRLLKEPNRPFHDMVALLLASGDKYDQFKRLIEAGGGKVVQARPPYDTSPTGKKITHCFVNPKQASQPIDWAMLASKGILCFMPQYLSDHLTAQTPLNPRECVIDDFKKYLTLLPK; encoded by the exons atgacgAGTCAAGAGAGccaaattgtaaatataaatctctATTTTATCGTACCAAATGAATATAATTCTGAAGATGATTGTGGCGAAGATATGTGTCATTCATACAAT AAATGTTGTGAAAATGATTTACACCCAATATGGATCAGTGAAAAagattgtaataaaatgaaacctAATAAAACTGATGTCTttgtaatggaaaaattcgaaggagatacatttaataaattaagaacATTTAAATGTTC CATAATTGGGCCAAGATGTTTATTAGTTTGTTTTAACAATGGAGAACCGATTCCAGAAGGAACAAGCCCAGTGTATACAACAACAATGAGAGGTCTATGTATATGTGCTTCTGGTTTATCTTCAGAAGAAAAG GAACATGTAGAAAAATTAGTAGAATATATGGGAggaatttttacaaaacagTTACGTAGTCGTGTAACGCATCTTGTAACATCATCTGTCATGTCTGCTAAATATGAG aCAGCAATAGATATGAAAATACCGATAGTTACAAAGGAATGGATTGAAGCAATCTGGGAAATGAATTTAAAGGATTTTGTTACACCACAGGACAAAATGTTTGATAAGTATAGAGCTTCTGTGTTTCTTAACTTAGTTGTAACATCAACAAATCTTCCAAAACGtcagaaggaagaaattaaacgtttaattaacaCTAATGGAGGA atatttatggGTCCTTTGGATGGGGCGAAAGTTAAAGTTGTACTTGCCCCTGAAAATAGTCCAATAAGTGAGAAgcttaaatatgcaaaaaaagCAAATATTGCTTGTTTAACACCAAATTGGGTATATGAAAGTATAAACGTTGGCTATGCTTTGCCTTTTAAAGACTACCTAATTAAGACACTAAAAGCATGTTCCACTCCAGAAAAGTTCAacg TATGTGAAAGTTTTAATTGTTCTACGATAAGTTCCATAACATGTGACACACAGCAAGGCAATTATATAGATGAAACCTCAGTAACAACAATGAGCAATGTTTCTACTCTCGATACTTTATATAACAATGTTTCTGCTG tttCTACAACTACTACAGTCTTAGATAGACTTACATTTAGTGAAGCGAAATCGGCTGGTCCGTTTCTAGATGGTTGCAAT aTTTACCTAGCTGGATTCGCTTCTAATCAACGGGATAAacttaacaaaatattaaacgtagGTAGTGCAACGCGACTTGATGATATATCTGACGCTCTAACACACGTTATCGTCGGGGACGAAAACAGAGCAACTAGTGAACTAAAACTACTGAAATCAAAAAGATTATG TCCATATATATTGACACTGGAATGGTTGGAAGAAAGTGTCAAATTAAAACGGCCCGCGccagaagaaaattttttatgtgGACAAAAAAATACTGTAGTTCAAAAAGTTACAGAACCAGCATCGCCATTAAGTAAGAAg AATTTACAAATGCTACAAAAGCCGAAGAAAGTCTCTATACCGTCTTTTGACATAGACCGAAAATTGGCGATgctagaaaaagagaaagaatcaTCTGATCTACTTCAACATTATCTTCAAGATACAGCTG atgcaacaaatgataaaacaaTGCAAGAATTTTTAAAGCCCGATACACTTGTTTCGGGAGAAGGTAATGTTAAAACCTTGGTAGATGATcatgaaagtaaaaaaaagtgCTTAAAAGGATCTATAACACTCGCAGCAGATGATTCTGCAGTACCGATTAGTCAAACATCTACTATGAATGATAGGCTATTTGAAG gttTGACATTTGTCGTAACTGGCTTCAACGAGGaagataattttgtaattgaaacTATAATGGCAATGAATGGAAAAGTAGTTTCAAGTACGTTCGCTGGTATTCCAGATTATGGTGTAGTACCAAAATGTGGCGCACCTTTAAAACATACAGTGAATGAAATCGTTACCGATTTGTTTATT gAAGATTGTGTAAATCAGGAACAAATAGttgaaattatgtattatcatAAACCTCTATCTATAAAAAAGCATTCTACTCCATTATCAGACTGTGTTATTACAATGAGCACATATGTTGGAGTAGAACGAACGTATCTCATAACATTAGCTGCGGAATTGGGTGCCAT GTGTCAAGATATTTTCGTTCGTAAAACTAatcttgaaaaaaatatatgtaggaGCACCCATTTGGTTTGTCCGACACCCGAAGGAAACAAATATAACGCTGCAGTGAAGTGGAAATTACCAGCTGTTACTGCAGAATGGTTAAAAACCTGTGCAGTTCAATCGAAACGGGTTGACGAAACACCGTTTCTTGTAGGAGAAACCATAG CTCCTGAAAGACCAACTGAAACTAACGAAACAGACGCAAGTTCACTTAAAGTTAACTCAAATCAAACGGATCTACCAACTGAACCAGCAGCTAGGAACATTATTACTCCAAAACgacatttatcaaatttacaa aatcaAGATGGCACTTCCGGTGATAAAccgttaataaataaaagactCAGTTTACTTATGAACAACACCCCTCAATCACAGTTTCATATGTCTACGCCAGAAACAGCATCTGGTCAAGTATCTAGACCCAATTCTTCGCCAGACACAAGAAAAGATTGGGCAAAATGGGCTGATAATTTTCCAGAATCGAAGATAGAAGAACCTCCTTTTAAAAAAAGGGCACTTAGTACA CCTCTTTCAGAACTTAAAAGACAGTTATGGCAGAAACTAAAAAGTGAGACCTGTGATCCAGAG CGGAATAATGCAGATGAGACATTATCTCTTAACGACGATCAAGCGTCAAAAGAAGCACCGGAAGAAGCAAAAGATGATAGCAAAATAACCGCTACTACTCCCATTaggaaaaaattagaattcaCAGATGAAAATAATGCACTGCCAAATAATGAGATTAATAT GCAAATTGCACAACTGGATCAAGTACTTCAAAGAGCATCAAGTACTCCAGAGAATAGGTATTCTCTTTCCGGAGAGAATGCAGACACATATAGCGCTGAATGTTCCGATCCCATACAAAAAT TTATTGTAAAAGATTCTCAACCTGTCGATGCTATCGTATGGGAAGATCCCAGCCACTCAAAACGG TTGATAGCGCATGGAGAACAAAATGAAAGTATCGCACACAAAGGACATACTATGAACAGTGACGAAGAAGAATCcttagaagaagaaattgaaccAGAAAAAACGAAACCAAAATTCATGCTATCAGGCATGAAG GATAGAATAACATATGAAAAAGTGATAAGAGATCTCGGCGGTGACGTATCATCGGATGCTTGTTTTGATATAAGTGCAACACATTTGCTTTGTATTAGACCATCAAGGAATGAAAAAATGCTTGGAAGTATAGCATCAGGAAAATGGGTTCTACATTGCATGTATTTGCGAGACTCTGAACAAGAAGGGAAATTCCTTGAT GAAGAAAAGTATGAATGGGGGAATCCAAAAAGTAAAGGCATTATACCAGATCCTACTGACAAAGTTGAAGAAACAATCGCAGCAGCCGCATATAGATGGAGGCttagattattaaaagaacCGAATAGGCCGTTTCACGATATGGTTGCTTTGTTATTAGCTTCTGGGGACAAATACGATCAGTTTAAAAGATTAATCGAAGCTGGAGGTGGGAAAGTTGTCCAAGCACG ACCACCATACGATACAAGTCCAACTGGAAAGAAGATTACTCATTGTTTCGTGAATCCTAAACAAGCCAGTCAACCGATCGACTGGGCAATGTTGGCCAGTAAAGGTATTCTCTGCTTTATGCCACAATATTTAAGCGATCATCTTACTGCGCAAACCCCATTAAATCCACGAGAATGTGTAATTGACGATTTTAAGAAGTATTTAACATTACTACCGAAATAA
- the LOC122566391 gene encoding DNA topoisomerase 2-binding protein 1-A-like isoform X2 — MRGLCICASGLSSEEKEHVEKLVEYMGGIFTKQLRSRVTHLVTSSVMSAKYETAIDMKIPIVTKEWIEAIWEMNLKDFVTPQDKMFDKYRASVFLNLVVTSTNLPKRQKEEIKRLINTNGGIFMGPLDGAKVKVVLAPENSPISEKLKYAKKANIACLTPNWVYESINVGYALPFKDYLIKTLKACSTPEKFNVCESFNCSTISSITCDTQQGNYIDETSVTTMSNVSTLDTLYNNVSAVSTTTTVLDRLTFSEAKSAGPFLDGCNIYLAGFASNQRDKLNKILNVGSATRLDDISDALTHVIVGDENRATSELKLLKSKRLCPYILTLEWLEESVKLKRPAPEENFLCGQKNTVVQKVTEPASPLSKKNLQMLQKPKKVSIPSFDIDRKLAMLEKEKESSDLLQHYLQDTADATNDKTMQEFLKPDTLVSGEGNVKTLVDDHESKKKCLKGSITLAADDSAVPISQTSTMNDRLFEGLTFVVTGFNEEDNFVIETIMAMNGKVVSSTFAGIPDYGVVPKCGAPLKHTVNEIVTDLFIEDCVNQEQIVEIMYYHKPLSIKKHSTPLSDCVITMSTYVGVERTYLITLAAELGAMCQDIFVRKTNLEKNICRSTHLVCPTPEGNKYNAAVKWKLPAVTAEWLKTCAVQSKRVDETPFLVGETIAPERPTETNETDASSLKVNSNQTDLPTEPAARNIITPKRHLSNLQNQDGTSGDKPLINKRLSLLMNNTPQSQFHMSTPETASGQVSRPNSSPDTRKDWAKWADNFPESKIEEPPFKKRALSTPLSELKRQLWQKLKSETCDPERNNADETLSLNDDQASKEAPEEAKDDSKITATTPIRKKLEFTDENNALPNNEINMQIAQLDQVLQRASSTPENRYSLSGENADTYSAECSDPIQKFIVKDSQPVDAIVWEDPSHSKRLIAHGEQNESIAHKGHTMNSDEEESLEEEIEPEKTKPKFMLSGMKDRITYEKVIRDLGGDVSSDACFDISATHLLCIRPSRNEKMLGSIASGKWVLHCMYLRDSEQEGKFLDEEKYEWGNPKSKGIIPDPTDKVEETIAAAAYRWRLRLLKEPNRPFHDMVALLLASGDKYDQFKRLIEAGGGKVVQARPPYDTSPTGKKITHCFVNPKQASQPIDWAMLASKGILCFMPQYLSDHLTAQTPLNPRECVIDDFKKYLTLLPK, encoded by the exons ATGAGAGGTCTATGTATATGTGCTTCTGGTTTATCTTCAGAAGAAAAG GAACATGTAGAAAAATTAGTAGAATATATGGGAggaatttttacaaaacagTTACGTAGTCGTGTAACGCATCTTGTAACATCATCTGTCATGTCTGCTAAATATGAG aCAGCAATAGATATGAAAATACCGATAGTTACAAAGGAATGGATTGAAGCAATCTGGGAAATGAATTTAAAGGATTTTGTTACACCACAGGACAAAATGTTTGATAAGTATAGAGCTTCTGTGTTTCTTAACTTAGTTGTAACATCAACAAATCTTCCAAAACGtcagaaggaagaaattaaacgtttaattaacaCTAATGGAGGA atatttatggGTCCTTTGGATGGGGCGAAAGTTAAAGTTGTACTTGCCCCTGAAAATAGTCCAATAAGTGAGAAgcttaaatatgcaaaaaaagCAAATATTGCTTGTTTAACACCAAATTGGGTATATGAAAGTATAAACGTTGGCTATGCTTTGCCTTTTAAAGACTACCTAATTAAGACACTAAAAGCATGTTCCACTCCAGAAAAGTTCAacg TATGTGAAAGTTTTAATTGTTCTACGATAAGTTCCATAACATGTGACACACAGCAAGGCAATTATATAGATGAAACCTCAGTAACAACAATGAGCAATGTTTCTACTCTCGATACTTTATATAACAATGTTTCTGCTG tttCTACAACTACTACAGTCTTAGATAGACTTACATTTAGTGAAGCGAAATCGGCTGGTCCGTTTCTAGATGGTTGCAAT aTTTACCTAGCTGGATTCGCTTCTAATCAACGGGATAAacttaacaaaatattaaacgtagGTAGTGCAACGCGACTTGATGATATATCTGACGCTCTAACACACGTTATCGTCGGGGACGAAAACAGAGCAACTAGTGAACTAAAACTACTGAAATCAAAAAGATTATG TCCATATATATTGACACTGGAATGGTTGGAAGAAAGTGTCAAATTAAAACGGCCCGCGccagaagaaaattttttatgtgGACAAAAAAATACTGTAGTTCAAAAAGTTACAGAACCAGCATCGCCATTAAGTAAGAAg AATTTACAAATGCTACAAAAGCCGAAGAAAGTCTCTATACCGTCTTTTGACATAGACCGAAAATTGGCGATgctagaaaaagagaaagaatcaTCTGATCTACTTCAACATTATCTTCAAGATACAGCTG atgcaacaaatgataaaacaaTGCAAGAATTTTTAAAGCCCGATACACTTGTTTCGGGAGAAGGTAATGTTAAAACCTTGGTAGATGATcatgaaagtaaaaaaaagtgCTTAAAAGGATCTATAACACTCGCAGCAGATGATTCTGCAGTACCGATTAGTCAAACATCTACTATGAATGATAGGCTATTTGAAG gttTGACATTTGTCGTAACTGGCTTCAACGAGGaagataattttgtaattgaaacTATAATGGCAATGAATGGAAAAGTAGTTTCAAGTACGTTCGCTGGTATTCCAGATTATGGTGTAGTACCAAAATGTGGCGCACCTTTAAAACATACAGTGAATGAAATCGTTACCGATTTGTTTATT gAAGATTGTGTAAATCAGGAACAAATAGttgaaattatgtattatcatAAACCTCTATCTATAAAAAAGCATTCTACTCCATTATCAGACTGTGTTATTACAATGAGCACATATGTTGGAGTAGAACGAACGTATCTCATAACATTAGCTGCGGAATTGGGTGCCAT GTGTCAAGATATTTTCGTTCGTAAAACTAatcttgaaaaaaatatatgtaggaGCACCCATTTGGTTTGTCCGACACCCGAAGGAAACAAATATAACGCTGCAGTGAAGTGGAAATTACCAGCTGTTACTGCAGAATGGTTAAAAACCTGTGCAGTTCAATCGAAACGGGTTGACGAAACACCGTTTCTTGTAGGAGAAACCATAG CTCCTGAAAGACCAACTGAAACTAACGAAACAGACGCAAGTTCACTTAAAGTTAACTCAAATCAAACGGATCTACCAACTGAACCAGCAGCTAGGAACATTATTACTCCAAAACgacatttatcaaatttacaa aatcaAGATGGCACTTCCGGTGATAAAccgttaataaataaaagactCAGTTTACTTATGAACAACACCCCTCAATCACAGTTTCATATGTCTACGCCAGAAACAGCATCTGGTCAAGTATCTAGACCCAATTCTTCGCCAGACACAAGAAAAGATTGGGCAAAATGGGCTGATAATTTTCCAGAATCGAAGATAGAAGAACCTCCTTTTAAAAAAAGGGCACTTAGTACA CCTCTTTCAGAACTTAAAAGACAGTTATGGCAGAAACTAAAAAGTGAGACCTGTGATCCAGAG CGGAATAATGCAGATGAGACATTATCTCTTAACGACGATCAAGCGTCAAAAGAAGCACCGGAAGAAGCAAAAGATGATAGCAAAATAACCGCTACTACTCCCATTaggaaaaaattagaattcaCAGATGAAAATAATGCACTGCCAAATAATGAGATTAATAT GCAAATTGCACAACTGGATCAAGTACTTCAAAGAGCATCAAGTACTCCAGAGAATAGGTATTCTCTTTCCGGAGAGAATGCAGACACATATAGCGCTGAATGTTCCGATCCCATACAAAAAT TTATTGTAAAAGATTCTCAACCTGTCGATGCTATCGTATGGGAAGATCCCAGCCACTCAAAACGG TTGATAGCGCATGGAGAACAAAATGAAAGTATCGCACACAAAGGACATACTATGAACAGTGACGAAGAAGAATCcttagaagaagaaattgaaccAGAAAAAACGAAACCAAAATTCATGCTATCAGGCATGAAG GATAGAATAACATATGAAAAAGTGATAAGAGATCTCGGCGGTGACGTATCATCGGATGCTTGTTTTGATATAAGTGCAACACATTTGCTTTGTATTAGACCATCAAGGAATGAAAAAATGCTTGGAAGTATAGCATCAGGAAAATGGGTTCTACATTGCATGTATTTGCGAGACTCTGAACAAGAAGGGAAATTCCTTGAT GAAGAAAAGTATGAATGGGGGAATCCAAAAAGTAAAGGCATTATACCAGATCCTACTGACAAAGTTGAAGAAACAATCGCAGCAGCCGCATATAGATGGAGGCttagattattaaaagaacCGAATAGGCCGTTTCACGATATGGTTGCTTTGTTATTAGCTTCTGGGGACAAATACGATCAGTTTAAAAGATTAATCGAAGCTGGAGGTGGGAAAGTTGTCCAAGCACG ACCACCATACGATACAAGTCCAACTGGAAAGAAGATTACTCATTGTTTCGTGAATCCTAAACAAGCCAGTCAACCGATCGACTGGGCAATGTTGGCCAGTAAAGGTATTCTCTGCTTTATGCCACAATATTTAAGCGATCATCTTACTGCGCAAACCCCATTAAATCCACGAGAATGTGTAATTGACGATTTTAAGAAGTATTTAACATTACTACCGAAATAA